Proteins from a single region of Ensifer adhaerens:
- the truB gene encoding tRNA pseudouridine(55) synthase TruB, giving the protein MSKPRKPKGRPISGWLILDKPLDFGSTEAVSKIKWLFKAQKAGHAGTLDPLASGMLPIALGDATKTVPYVMDGRKIYEFTVAWGEERSTDDLEGEVTHSSAERPNEEAIRALLPKYTGVISQVPPQFSAIKIDGERAYDLARDGETVEIPAREVEVHRLTLLGAAPNLAHFEIECGKGTYVRSLARDMGRDLGCFGHIASLRRTFVAPFGEEDMVPLADLVALEKIESDEERLAALDAYLIETGEALSNLPHVAVNDDQAHRLRMGNPIILRGRDAPLATPEAYATARGKLVAIGEIAEGEFRPKRVFATG; this is encoded by the coding sequence ATCCTCGACAAGCCGCTCGACTTCGGCTCCACCGAAGCCGTTTCGAAGATCAAGTGGCTGTTCAAGGCCCAGAAGGCCGGCCATGCCGGCACCCTCGACCCGCTCGCCTCCGGCATGCTGCCGATTGCGCTCGGCGACGCGACGAAGACAGTTCCCTACGTGATGGATGGTCGCAAGATCTACGAATTCACCGTCGCCTGGGGCGAAGAACGCTCGACCGACGATCTCGAAGGCGAAGTCACGCATTCCTCGGCGGAGCGACCGAACGAAGAGGCGATCCGCGCGCTGCTGCCGAAATATACCGGCGTCATCAGCCAGGTGCCGCCGCAGTTCTCGGCGATCAAGATCGACGGCGAGCGCGCCTATGATCTCGCCCGCGATGGCGAAACGGTCGAGATTCCGGCCCGCGAAGTCGAGGTCCACCGGCTGACGCTGCTGGGTGCCGCTCCCAATCTTGCGCATTTCGAAATCGAGTGCGGCAAGGGCACCTATGTGCGTTCGCTCGCCCGCGATATGGGCCGCGATCTCGGCTGTTTCGGCCACATCGCTTCGCTGCGCCGCACCTTTGTCGCGCCGTTTGGCGAAGAGGACATGGTGCCGCTCGCCGATCTGGTGGCGCTGGAGAAAATCGAGAGCGACGAAGAACGCCTGGCGGCCCTCGACGCCTATCTGATCGAGACCGGCGAAGCGCTTTCCAACCTTCCGCATGTCGCCGTCAACGATGACCAGGCGCACCGCCTGAGAATGGGCAACCCGATCATTCTGCGCGGCCGCGATGCGCCGCTTGCGACGCCTGAAGCCTATGCAACGGCACGCGGCAAGCTGGTCGCCATCGGCGAGATCGCCGAGGGTGAGTTCCGTCCGAAGCGTGTTTTCGCCACCGGCTAA
- a CDS encoding sensor histidine kinase, translating to MTSVLDEGKRKAANGVATVVDLVRHRLTRPFSFYLTSLLLVAIVPAFIFSLVVLKRSVDQQEQVITALLQASTGSVTRIVERDIEGMLTTLKVLSTSQEIEDGNMEAFYRRAATALAETDSYLIVIDRKHNQRLNTRVPFGTQLNKASDTDSVERAFTNNGAPLVSNVFFGQTAGKWVFNVYLPAKLATGEEYLLTLTQNAENMAKAVNRDTLSPGWNAALVDGAGKVIISSDAAVKAGEPFFLDKVPAISIGVRNIKENGTEYRVATEFSVVTGWRIIAWAPRATVDAPAVWSFLWLSLGGILFAGIAIAGSLAIARLLSQGVKLVAQDARRLGAGERIESRPHMISEVEQVSAALARAAAARGKAENEIRFLMREVAHRSKNQLTVIQSMLNQSVYSAESASDFADSFRKRIAGLARSTDLMIANAAQGVDFRELAQNQLQPFTPDDPKRVILSGPALRLDTQIAQTLGMALHELATNATKYGALANTTGVVKLSWSLEDEGIAIRWREEGADLAGKPTDPIRKGFGTLVLERMLGMALNAALERVMHADGIEWRITIPRDAKEEGA from the coding sequence GTGACGAGCGTGCTCGACGAAGGAAAGCGGAAGGCTGCCAACGGTGTGGCGACGGTCGTCGATCTGGTTCGTCATCGCCTGACCCGGCCATTCAGCTTCTATCTGACGTCGCTGCTCCTGGTGGCCATCGTCCCGGCCTTCATCTTTTCGCTCGTCGTGCTAAAGCGCAGCGTCGACCAGCAGGAACAGGTGATCACGGCGCTGCTGCAGGCTTCGACCGGCTCGGTGACGCGTATCGTCGAGCGTGACATCGAGGGCATGTTGACGACGCTCAAGGTGCTGTCGACATCGCAAGAGATCGAAGACGGCAACATGGAGGCCTTCTACCGCAGGGCCGCGACGGCGCTCGCCGAAACGGACTCCTACCTGATCGTCATCGACCGCAAGCACAATCAGCGGCTCAACACCCGCGTGCCTTTCGGCACCCAGCTCAACAAGGCCTCGGATACTGACTCCGTCGAGCGAGCCTTCACCAACAATGGCGCGCCGCTCGTTTCCAACGTCTTCTTCGGCCAGACCGCAGGAAAATGGGTCTTCAACGTCTACCTGCCGGCGAAACTGGCGACCGGTGAGGAGTATCTGCTGACGTTGACGCAAAACGCCGAGAACATGGCCAAGGCTGTCAACCGCGACACGCTCTCGCCCGGCTGGAACGCGGCACTGGTCGACGGCGCAGGCAAGGTCATCATCTCGTCGGATGCGGCCGTCAAGGCTGGGGAGCCGTTCTTCCTCGACAAGGTGCCGGCGATCAGCATCGGCGTCCGCAACATCAAGGAAAACGGCACGGAGTATCGTGTCGCAACCGAATTCTCCGTCGTTACGGGATGGCGGATCATTGCCTGGGCGCCGCGCGCGACCGTCGATGCGCCGGCCGTCTGGTCGTTCCTCTGGCTGTCGCTTGGAGGCATCCTCTTCGCGGGCATCGCGATTGCCGGCTCGCTGGCGATTGCGCGGCTGCTGTCGCAAGGCGTCAAGCTGGTGGCGCAGGACGCCCGTCGTCTCGGCGCCGGCGAGCGGATCGAATCGCGGCCGCACATGATCTCCGAGGTCGAGCAGGTTTCGGCGGCGCTGGCACGGGCAGCGGCAGCGCGCGGCAAGGCCGAAAACGAGATCCGCTTCCTCATGCGCGAGGTGGCGCATCGCTCGAAGAACCAGCTCACCGTCATCCAGTCGATGCTCAACCAGTCGGTCTATTCGGCCGAGAGCGCGTCGGATTTCGCCGACAGCTTCCGCAAGCGTATCGCCGGGTTGGCGCGCTCCACCGACCTGATGATCGCCAATGCCGCGCAAGGGGTCGATTTCCGTGAGCTCGCCCAGAACCAGTTGCAGCCGTTTACCCCTGACGATCCGAAGCGCGTGATCCTGTCCGGCCCGGCCCTGAGGCTCGACACGCAGATCGCCCAGACCCTCGGCATGGCCCTGCACGAGCTTGCGACCAACGCCACCAAATACGGTGCGCTTGCCAACACCACCGGGGTCGTCAAGCTGAGCTGGTCGCTGGAGGATGAGGGCATTGCCATTCGCTGGCGGGAGGAGGGCGCAGATCTCGCCGGCAAGCCGACCGACCCGATCCGCAAGGGCTTCGGGACGCTTGTGCTGGAGCGCATGCTCGGCATGGCGCTGAACGCTGCGCTGGAGCGGGTGATGCATGCCGATGGCATCGAGTGGCGGATCACCATTCCCCGCGATGCGAAGGAAGAAGGGGCATGA
- a CDS encoding SH3 domain-containing protein encodes MKRSFGRLSVMVVIPVLVLSSEPARGAEIACTVADPTGTPLNIRDAPNGRVVMTLSNGAKVKAAGERDHKGKRWSLVANETGALGWAFSAYLDCVSVNRDQQKSAPMRPRPTSN; translated from the coding sequence ATGAAACGGTCTTTCGGTCGCCTGTCCGTGATGGTCGTGATCCCGGTGCTCGTCCTGTCGAGCGAACCGGCGCGCGGCGCCGAGATTGCGTGCACCGTTGCGGATCCGACCGGGACGCCGCTCAACATCCGCGACGCGCCGAACGGTCGGGTCGTGATGACCTTGTCGAACGGGGCGAAGGTGAAAGCGGCGGGAGAGCGCGACCACAAGGGCAAGCGCTGGTCTTTGGTCGCCAATGAAACCGGCGCGCTTGGCTGGGCTTTTTCCGCCTATCTCGACTGCGTTTCCGTCAATCGCGACCAGCAGAAATCGGCGCCGATGCGACCGCGCCCGACAAGCAATTGA
- the rpsO gene encoding 30S ribosomal protein S15: protein MSIAAERKAQLIKEFATVEGDTGSPEVQVAILTERINNLTEHFKGHKKDNHSRRGLLAMVSSRRSLLDYLKKKDEARYTKLIGALGIRR from the coding sequence ATGTCGATTGCTGCAGAGCGTAAGGCTCAGCTCATCAAGGAATTTGCAACCGTTGAAGGCGACACCGGTTCTCCGGAAGTCCAGGTTGCTATCCTGACGGAACGGATCAACAACCTGACCGAACACTTCAAGGGCCACAAGAAGGATAACCATTCCCGCCGTGGTCTGCTCGCAATGGTTTCCAGCCGTCGTTCGCTCCTCGACTATCTGAAGAAGAAAGACGAAGCGCGCTACACCAAGCTGATCGGTGCCCTGGGCATCCGTCGCTAA
- the pnp gene encoding polyribonucleotide nucleotidyltransferase → MFDTHKVEIEWAGRPLKLETGKVARQADGAVLATYGETVVLATVVSAKAPKPGQDFFPLTVNYQEKTYAAGKIPGGYFKREGRPSENETLVSRLIDRPIRPLFPEGYKNDTQVVVTVMQHDLENNPDVLSMVAASAALTLSGVPFMGPIGGARVGYINGQYVLNPHLDEMDESTLDLVVAGTQEAVLMVESEAKELAEDVMLGAVVFGQKGFQPVIDAIIKLAEVAAKEPRDFQPEDHSALEAEMLGMAEAELRDAYKITEKAARYAAVDAVKAKVKAHFFPEGAEPKHTAEVIGAVFKHLQAKIVRWNILDTKSRIDGRDLETVRAIVSEVGLLPRTHGSALFTRGETQAIVVATLGTGEDEQYVDSLTGMYKERFMLHYNFPPYSVGETGRMGSPGRREIGHGKLAWRAIRPMLPEAEQFPYTLRVVSEITESNGSSSMATVCGTSLALMDAGVPLAKPVAGIAMGLIKEDERFAVLSDILGDEDHLGDMDFKVAGTDAGITSLQMDIKIEGITEEIMGIALNQAKGGRLHILGEMAKAISESRGQLGEFAPRIEVMNIPVDKIREVIGSGGKVIREIVEKTGAKINIEDDGTVKIASSSGKEIEAARKWIHSIVAEPEVGQIYEGTVVKTADFGAFVNFFGARDGLVHISQLASERVAKTTDVVKEGDKVWVKLMGFDERGKVRLSMKVVDQATGKEVVAEKSEKKGDGEAAE, encoded by the coding sequence ATGTTCGATACCCACAAGGTTGAAATCGAATGGGCTGGGCGTCCGCTCAAGCTCGAAACCGGCAAGGTCGCCCGCCAGGCTGACGGCGCCGTTCTCGCCACCTACGGCGAAACCGTCGTTCTCGCCACCGTCGTTTCGGCCAAGGCGCCGAAGCCGGGCCAGGACTTCTTCCCGTTGACCGTCAACTACCAGGAAAAGACCTACGCCGCCGGCAAGATCCCGGGTGGCTACTTCAAGCGCGAAGGCCGTCCGAGCGAAAACGAAACGCTGGTTTCGCGCCTGATCGACCGCCCGATCCGCCCGCTTTTCCCCGAGGGCTACAAGAACGACACCCAGGTCGTCGTCACGGTCATGCAGCATGACCTCGAAAACAACCCCGACGTCCTGTCGATGGTTGCCGCTTCTGCAGCGCTGACGCTGTCGGGTGTCCCGTTCATGGGCCCGATCGGCGGCGCGCGCGTCGGCTACATCAACGGCCAGTACGTGCTGAACCCGCATCTCGACGAGATGGACGAATCGACCCTCGACCTCGTTGTCGCCGGCACCCAGGAAGCGGTGCTGATGGTCGAATCCGAAGCCAAGGAACTGGCTGAAGACGTCATGCTCGGCGCCGTCGTATTCGGCCAGAAGGGTTTCCAGCCGGTCATCGACGCGATCATCAAGCTGGCTGAAGTTGCCGCCAAGGAGCCGCGCGACTTCCAGCCGGAAGATCATTCCGCGCTCGAAGCCGAAATGCTCGGCATGGCCGAAGCCGAACTGCGCGACGCCTACAAGATCACCGAGAAGGCTGCCCGCTATGCTGCCGTAGACGCCGTCAAGGCAAAGGTGAAGGCACACTTCTTCCCGGAAGGCGCCGAGCCGAAGCACACCGCCGAAGTCATCGGCGCCGTCTTCAAGCACCTGCAGGCCAAGATCGTTCGCTGGAACATCCTCGACACCAAGAGCCGCATCGACGGCCGCGATCTGGAAACCGTTCGCGCGATCGTTTCGGAAGTCGGCCTTCTGCCGCGCACCCACGGCTCGGCGCTGTTCACCCGCGGTGAAACGCAGGCGATCGTCGTTGCCACGCTCGGCACCGGCGAAGACGAACAGTACGTCGACAGCCTGACCGGCATGTACAAAGAACGCTTCATGCTGCACTACAACTTCCCGCCCTACTCGGTCGGCGAAACCGGCCGTATGGGCTCCCCGGGCCGCCGCGAAATCGGTCACGGCAAGCTCGCCTGGCGCGCTATCCGCCCGATGCTGCCGGAAGCCGAGCAGTTCCCCTACACGCTGCGCGTCGTATCCGAGATCACCGAATCCAACGGCTCCTCGTCGATGGCCACCGTCTGCGGCACCTCGCTCGCTCTGATGGACGCCGGCGTTCCGCTGGCAAAGCCGGTTGCCGGTATCGCCATGGGCCTGATCAAGGAAGATGAGCGCTTCGCCGTTCTCTCCGACATCCTCGGCGACGAAGACCACCTCGGCGACATGGACTTCAAGGTTGCCGGTACCGACGCCGGTATTACCTCGCTCCAGATGGACATCAAGATCGAGGGCATCACCGAAGAGATCATGGGCATTGCGCTCAACCAGGCCAAGGGCGGCCGTCTCCACATCCTCGGCGAAATGGCCAAGGCCATCTCCGAAAGCCGTGGCCAGCTCGGCGAGTTCGCACCGCGCATCGAAGTCATGAACATTCCGGTCGACAAGATCCGTGAAGTCATCGGCTCGGGCGGCAAGGTCATCCGCGAAATCGTCGAGAAGACCGGCGCCAAGATCAACATCGAAGACGACGGCACCGTGAAGATCGCCTCCTCGTCCGGCAAGGAAATCGAAGCGGCCCGCAAGTGGATCCATTCGATCGTCGCCGAGCCGGAAGTCGGCCAGATCTACGAAGGCACCGTTGTGAAGACCGCCGACTTCGGCGCCTTCGTCAACTTCTTCGGCGCCCGCGACGGCCTCGTCCACATCTCGCAGCTCGCTTCCGAGCGCGTCGCCAAGACGACCGACGTCGTCAAGGAGGGCGACAAGGTCTGGGTCAAGCTCATGGGCTTCGACGAGCGCGGCAAGGTTCGCCTGTCGATGAAGGTCGTCGACCAGGCCACCGGCAAGGAAGTCGTTGCCGAAAAGTCTGAAAAGAAGGGCGACGGCGAAGCCGCCGAATAA
- a CDS encoding class I SAM-dependent methyltransferase, translating into MSRDALKTLFYPFDSGVIDPPGEGERVLFLGAEAGYRLPQGFEASIAAVQPLRPLYRALEAVRADVAPEVTGEDYDVTLVLAGKHKGENEDRIAEALKRTREGGLIVVAGGKEDGIQSLKKRIAKFEWEGDHLPKYHGVAFWFTRPEDVTDAVRKLAKVPVRVDGLFEASPGMFSHDRVDAGSELLASRLPSDFHGHAADFGAGWGYLAAKLAEAAPGTKGIDLFEADHEALEAARVNMMANAPRMPARFYWFDLTSEEPRDKYDLIVMNPPFHESHAAEPALGSALIKTALKALKQGGKLMLVANRGLPYEQVLAENSKEYGETCRNARFKVLWAKR; encoded by the coding sequence ATGAGCCGAGATGCGTTGAAGACCCTGTTTTACCCGTTCGATAGCGGCGTGATCGATCCGCCGGGCGAGGGCGAGCGTGTGCTCTTCCTCGGCGCTGAGGCGGGCTACAGGCTGCCGCAGGGCTTCGAAGCCTCCATCGCGGCGGTTCAGCCGCTCCGGCCGCTCTATCGCGCCCTGGAGGCTGTACGTGCCGATGTAGCGCCTGAGGTCACTGGTGAAGACTACGATGTCACGCTGGTGCTGGCAGGCAAGCACAAGGGCGAGAACGAGGACCGCATTGCCGAGGCGTTGAAGCGCACCCGCGAAGGCGGCCTGATCGTCGTTGCCGGCGGCAAGGAAGATGGCATCCAGTCGCTGAAGAAGCGCATCGCCAAGTTCGAATGGGAGGGTGACCATCTGCCGAAGTATCACGGCGTCGCCTTCTGGTTCACCCGCCCCGAAGATGTCACCGACGCCGTGCGCAAGCTCGCCAAGGTCCCGGTGCGCGTCGATGGCCTGTTCGAGGCGTCGCCCGGTATGTTCTCGCACGACCGTGTCGATGCGGGCTCCGAGTTGCTCGCCTCCCGTCTGCCAAGCGACTTTCATGGCCACGCCGCCGATTTCGGCGCCGGCTGGGGCTATCTCGCGGCGAAGCTGGCCGAAGCCGCGCCGGGCACCAAGGGCATCGACCTGTTCGAGGCCGATCACGAGGCGCTTGAGGCTGCCCGCGTCAACATGATGGCGAACGCGCCGCGTATGCCGGCACGGTTCTACTGGTTCGACCTCACCAGCGAAGAGCCGCGCGACAAATACGATCTTATCGTCATGAACCCGCCTTTCCACGAGAGCCACGCCGCCGAGCCGGCGCTTGGTAGTGCCCTCATCAAGACGGCGCTGAAGGCACTGAAGCAGGGCGGAAAGTTGATGCTGGTCGCCAACCGCGGCCTGCCCTACGAACAGGTGCTGGCCGAGAATTCCAAGGAATACGGTGAAACCTGCCGCAACGCCCGCTTCAAGGTGCTCTGGGCGAAGCGCTGA
- the fabI gene encoding enoyl-ACP reductase FabI, protein MTGLMTGKRGLIMGVANSHSIAWGISKALAAQGAELAFTYQGEALGKRVKPLAAELGSDFLLPCDVEDIASVDAVIDAIKERWGNLDFIVHAIGFSDKNELKGLYADTSRDNFSRTMVISCFSFTEIAKRAAELMNDGGSMLTLTYGGSMRVMPNYNVMGVAKAALEASVRYLAADYGARGIRVNAISAGPIRTLAGAGISDARAMLSWQQKNSPLRRTVTIDDVGGSALYLLSDLSRGVTGEIHYVDSGYNITSMPALDTLRTADAE, encoded by the coding sequence ATGACGGGACTGATGACGGGAAAGCGTGGCCTCATCATGGGTGTGGCCAACAGCCACTCTATTGCCTGGGGCATTTCCAAGGCGCTTGCAGCGCAAGGGGCGGAACTCGCCTTCACCTACCAGGGCGAGGCGCTGGGCAAGCGCGTCAAGCCGCTCGCCGCCGAGCTCGGCTCGGACTTCCTGCTGCCTTGCGATGTCGAAGACATTGCGTCCGTCGATGCCGTCATCGATGCGATCAAGGAACGCTGGGGCAATCTCGATTTCATCGTGCATGCCATCGGCTTCTCGGACAAGAATGAGCTGAAGGGCCTCTATGCCGACACCTCGCGCGACAATTTCAGCCGCACGATGGTGATCTCCTGCTTCTCCTTCACGGAGATCGCCAAGCGCGCTGCCGAACTGATGAATGACGGCGGCTCGATGCTGACGCTGACCTATGGCGGCTCGATGCGCGTCATGCCGAACTACAACGTCATGGGCGTTGCCAAGGCCGCGCTCGAGGCTTCTGTTCGTTACCTCGCGGCCGACTACGGCGCGCGCGGCATCCGCGTCAACGCGATATCGGCCGGCCCGATCCGCACCCTTGCCGGCGCCGGCATCTCCGATGCCCGGGCGATGCTCTCCTGGCAGCAGAAGAATTCGCCGCTTCGGCGCACGGTTACCATCGACGACGTGGGTGGCTCGGCCCTCTACCTGCTCTCCGATCTTTCGCGCGGCGTCACCGGCGAGATCCACTACGTCGATTCCGGCTACAACATCACCTCGATGCCGGCGCTCGACACGCTACGGACGGCCGACGCCGAGTAA
- the fabB gene encoding beta-ketoacyl-ACP synthase I — MRRVVVTGLGIVSSIGNNADEVTASLRDAKSGITFSPDFAENGFKCQVWGAPSLDPTELVDRRAMRFLSQGGAWNHVAMKQAIADSGLEESVVARNERTGIIMGSGGPSTRTIVEAADITRKNVSPKRIGPFAVPKAMSSTASATLATWFQIHGVNYSISSACSTSAHCIGNAAELIQWGKQDVMFAGGHEDLDWTMSNLFDAMGAMSSKYNETPATASRAYDVNRDGFVIAGGAGVLVLEELEHAKARGAKIYAEIVGYGATSDGYDMVAPSGEGAIRCMRQALSTVKGDVDYINTHGTSTPVGDSKEIGAIREVFGNKMPHIQSTKSLTGHSLGAAGVQESIYGLLMMQAGFIGESAHISELDPEFDGVPIVRKRIDNAKIDTVLSNSFGFGGTNATLVFQRYNG, encoded by the coding sequence ATGAGACGGGTTGTTGTCACGGGCCTCGGCATCGTTTCCTCGATCGGAAACAATGCGGACGAAGTCACGGCGTCGCTGCGCGATGCAAAGTCGGGCATCACGTTTTCTCCCGATTTCGCGGAGAACGGCTTCAAGTGCCAGGTCTGGGGCGCCCCGTCGCTCGATCCGACCGAGCTCGTCGACCGCCGCGCCATGCGCTTCCTGTCACAGGGCGGCGCGTGGAACCACGTGGCGATGAAACAGGCGATCGCCGACTCCGGTCTCGAAGAGTCCGTCGTTGCCCGCAACGAGCGCACCGGCATCATCATGGGCTCGGGCGGTCCGTCCACCCGCACGATCGTCGAAGCTGCCGACATCACCCGCAAGAATGTGAGCCCGAAGCGCATCGGCCCGTTCGCCGTTCCGAAGGCGATGTCGTCCACGGCATCGGCGACGCTTGCCACCTGGTTCCAGATTCACGGCGTCAACTACTCTATCTCTTCGGCCTGCTCGACCTCGGCGCACTGCATCGGCAACGCCGCCGAGCTGATCCAGTGGGGCAAGCAGGACGTGATGTTTGCCGGCGGCCACGAAGATCTCGACTGGACCATGTCCAACCTCTTCGACGCCATGGGCGCCATGTCCTCGAAATACAACGAGACGCCGGCGACTGCGTCCCGTGCCTATGACGTCAACCGCGACGGCTTCGTCATTGCCGGCGGCGCAGGCGTTCTCGTTCTCGAAGAACTGGAGCACGCCAAGGCCCGCGGCGCCAAGATCTACGCCGAAATCGTCGGCTACGGCGCGACCTCCGACGGCTACGACATGGTGGCTCCCTCGGGCGAAGGCGCGATCCGCTGCATGCGTCAGGCGCTTTCGACGGTGAAGGGCGATGTCGACTACATCAACACCCACGGAACCTCGACGCCGGTTGGCGACAGCAAGGAAATCGGCGCGATCCGCGAAGTGTTCGGCAACAAGATGCCGCACATCCAGTCGACCAAGTCGCTGACCGGCCACTCGCTGGGTGCAGCCGGCGTGCAGGAATCGATCTACGGCCTCCTGATGATGCAGGCCGGCTTCATCGGCGAAAGCGCGCATATCAGCGAACTCGACCCGGAATTCGACGGCGTTCCGATCGTTCGCAAACGCATCGACAACGCCAAGATCGATACGGTTCTGTCGAACTCCTTCGGCTTCGGCGGCACCAATGCGACGCTCGTCTTCCAGCGCTACAACGGATAA
- the fabA gene encoding 3-hydroxyacyl-[acyl-carrier-protein] dehydratase FabA: MTTRQSSFSYEEILACGRGELFGPGNAQLPLPPMLMVHRITEISETGGAFDKGYLRAEYDVRPDDWYFPCHFQGNPIMPGCLGLDGMWQLTGFYLGWLGEPGRGMALSTGEVKFKGMVRPHTKLLEYGIDFKRVMRGRLVLGTADGWLKADGETIYQATDLRVGLSKDKAE, translated from the coding sequence ATGACCACCAGACAATCCAGCTTCAGCTACGAGGAAATCCTGGCCTGCGGCCGTGGCGAGTTGTTTGGCCCTGGCAACGCGCAGCTGCCGCTGCCGCCGATGCTGATGGTTCATCGCATCACCGAGATTTCCGAAACGGGCGGCGCCTTTGACAAGGGTTACCTGCGCGCCGAATACGACGTGCGCCCCGACGACTGGTATTTTCCCTGCCACTTCCAGGGCAATCCGATCATGCCGGGCTGCCTCGGCCTCGACGGCATGTGGCAATTGACCGGCTTCTACCTCGGCTGGCTCGGCGAGCCGGGCCGCGGCATGGCGCTGTCCACCGGTGAAGTGAAGTTCAAGGGCATGGTTCGTCCCCACACCAAGCTTCTCGAATACGGCATCGACTTCAAGCGCGTCATGCGCGGCCGGCTCGTGCTTGGCACCGCCGACGGCTGGCTGAAGGCCGATGGCGAGACTATCTATCAGGCAACCGACCTGCGCGTCGGTCTGTCCAAGGATAAGGCCGAGTAA
- the irrA gene encoding iron response transcriptional regulator IrrA: MTKATEVSSEERLRHSGLRPTRQRVALADLIFAKGDRHLTVEELHEEAVMAGVPVSLATVYNTLHQFTEAGMIRVLAVESAKTYFDTNVSDHHHFFVEGQNEVLDIPVSNIQIDNLPEPPEGMEIAHVDVVIRLRRKNGR, from the coding sequence ATGACGAAAGCAACAGAAGTGAGTTCGGAAGAAAGGCTGCGCCATTCAGGCCTGCGTCCGACCCGTCAGCGCGTTGCCCTCGCCGATCTGATCTTTGCCAAGGGTGACCGTCACCTGACCGTCGAGGAACTGCACGAGGAGGCTGTCATGGCCGGGGTGCCCGTTTCGCTCGCAACCGTCTACAATACGCTGCACCAGTTCACCGAGGCCGGCATGATCCGCGTCCTGGCGGTGGAAAGCGCCAAGACCTATTTCGACACCAACGTGTCGGATCACCATCATTTCTTCGTCGAGGGCCAGAACGAGGTTCTCGATATCCCCGTCAGCAACATCCAGATCGACAATCTTCCTGAGCCGCCCGAGGGCATGGAGATTGCGCATGTCGACGTGGTGATCCGCCTGCGCCGCAAGAACGGCCGCTGA
- a CDS encoding trimeric intracellular cation channel family protein, translating into MPILEILDYAGVAVFAATGALSASRKQLDIIGYLFLASVTGIGGGTMRDVVLGATPVFWVTNPTYLLVCATVAIVLFFTAHLFDSRYRMLVWLDAIGLSAYSVMGAAKGYAATGSATVALVTGMLTATFGGVLRDMLAGEPSVLLRPEIYVTAALVGAGAFVLATVAGLPLVAASTLGVLSAFAVRGGALKFGWTLPTGKALPGRNPDDVM; encoded by the coding sequence ATGCCGATCCTCGAAATCCTCGACTATGCCGGTGTGGCCGTCTTTGCAGCGACCGGAGCACTGTCGGCCTCACGCAAGCAGCTCGACATTATCGGCTATCTCTTCCTTGCCTCAGTCACCGGGATCGGCGGCGGAACGATGCGCGATGTCGTGCTCGGCGCCACGCCGGTCTTCTGGGTCACCAACCCGACCTACCTACTCGTCTGCGCCACGGTCGCGATCGTCCTGTTCTTCACCGCCCATCTCTTCGATTCTCGCTACCGGATGCTGGTCTGGCTGGATGCGATCGGGCTCTCGGCCTACAGCGTCATGGGCGCCGCCAAGGGGTATGCTGCCACCGGCTCGGCGACGGTGGCGCTCGTCACCGGCATGCTGACCGCCACCTTCGGCGGGGTCTTGCGCGATATGCTCGCCGGCGAGCCTTCGGTGCTTCTGAGGCCGGAAATCTACGTTACGGCGGCGCTCGTCGGCGCCGGCGCCTTCGTGCTTGCAACGGTCGCGGGCCTGCCGCTTGTGGCAGCGTCGACACTGGGTGTTCTCTCGGCCTTTGCCGTGCGCGGCGGCGCGCTCAAGTTTGGCTGGACCCTGCCGACGGGCAAGGCGTTGCCGGGTCGCAATCCCGACGACGTGATGTGA